From one Brachypodium distachyon strain Bd21 chromosome 4, Brachypodium_distachyon_v3.0, whole genome shotgun sequence genomic stretch:
- the LOC100843690 gene encoding protein MICRORCHIDIA 6 isoform X2, with amino-acid sequence MSQLHCCAPLPFHQLCHFPRSSGKLEITRFLLKRLITMVQAVCGSIPSFFIQMLLRIDGHLVVRHDGITIAELLDNAVDEVNNGASFVKIDKMKYSPHGEYSLVIQDDGGGMSPEDLRRCMSFGFSHKSTDSSIGQYGNGFKSSTMRLGADVIVFSCRQGNRLTQSIGLLSYTFLTRTGCSDILVPAVDYEFDASSCTLKRIIDHGEKHFSSNLSTLLRWSPFSTENDLLNQFRDIGTHGTKIVVFNLWFNSAGETELDFTTDDKDIIISGAPKIRQEYKEVEMLNHMHIANRFRYSLRVYASILYLHLPEQFKVILCGRVIEPHHIASDLMYRECIKYRPQVGVSTEIDVITTIGFLKGAPKLDVYGFNVYHKNRLILPFWPAGSERSNGRGIAGVLEANFIRPTHDKQDFEKTGLFQRLETRLKDMTREYRKHNGHLIYYTRRATTKTCAGSSSAKASVMLDPCSNGGNSRDPLHVGSSRDQMGYGACSSTPINIPDQTEPCERRNSCSVIDGRAKKRQNTNGYVNQPAGGVNTIELGAWSQILKSECSELEATAQQLLCKADSLTNDLHKWQLVLKGLEDELQFYEVLGTLQHQPGGGRSYVGQRH; translated from the exons ATGAGCCAGTTGCATTGCTGCGCCCCCCTCCCATTCCATCAGCTTTGCCATTTCCCAAGGAGTTCTGGAAAGCTGGAGATTACAAGGTTTCTGCTCAAGCGGCTAATAACA ATGGTGCAAGCCGTTTGCGGATCCATCCCAAGTTTCTTCATTCAAATGCTACTTCGCATAGATGGGCATTTGGTGGTGCGTCATGATGGCATCA CTATTGCTGAACTGCTTGACAATGCTGTTGATGAg GTGAACAATGGGGCATCCTTTGTGAAAATAGATAAGATGAAATATTCTCCTCATGGCGAGTATTCGTTAGTGATACAAG ATGATGGAGGCGGTATGAGTCCTGAGGATCTTCGACGTTGTATGAGCTTTGGGTTCTCCCACAAAAGCACAGATTCATCAATTGGACAAT ATGGTAATGGGTTCAAAAGCAGCACAATGAGGCTTGGGGCAGATGTTATCGTATTCAGCTGCAGACAAGGCAATAG ATTGACACAAAGCATTGGGCTGCTCTCCTACACATTCCTTACAAGAACCGGCTGCAGCGACATATTGGTGCCAGCA GTTGACTATGAATTTGATGCATCAAGTTGTACTTTGAAGAGGATAATTGACCATGGTGAAAAACACTTCTCTTCCAATTTATCCACTCTTTTGAGGTGGTCTCCATTTTCTACAGAAAACGATTTATTGAATCAA TTCAGGGACATTGGAACCCATGGTACAAAAATTGTTGTATTCAACTTGTGGTTCAACAGTGCGGGGGAAACAGAGCTCGACTTTACAACTGACGACAAG GATATTATAATATCGGGAGCACCCAAGATACGACAAGAATACAAGGAAGTAGAAATGTTGAATCATATGCATATTGCAAATCGCTTCCGATATTCACTTCGT GTTTATGCATCTATACTATACCTTCATCTACCAGAACAGTTCAAAGTCATCTTGTGTGGACGAGTTATTGAACCCCATCATATTGCAAGTGATCTCATGTACCGTGAATGTATCAAATATCGACCACAAGTTGGAGTAAGCACAGAG ATTGATGTCATAACTACAATTGGCTTCTTAAAAGGTGCTCCAAAACTGGATGTCTACGGATTCAATGTCTACCATAAGAACCGTCTCATACTG CCATTTTGGCCTGCAGGCTCTGAGAGAAGTAATGGCAGAGGCATTGCTG GTGTTTTAGAGGCAAATTTTATAAGACCTACGCATGATAAGCAAGATTTTGAGAAGACAGGACTTTTCCAGAGGCTCGAGACGCGACTAAAAGACATGACAAGGGAGTATCG GAAGCATAATGGTCATTTGATTTACTACACCCGAAGAGCTACCACAAAGACTTGTGCTGGCAGTTCAAGTGCCAAAGCATCTGTGATGTTAGATCCTTGTTCCAATGGAGGCAACTCACGAGATCCTTTGCATGTTGGTTCCTCGAGGGATCAAATGGGCTATGGTGCATGCTCTTCAACGCCGATAAATATACCTGACCAGACTG AACCATGCGAAAGAAGGAACTCTTGTTCAGTGATTGATGGGAGGGCTAAAAAGAGGCAGAACACTAATGGTTATGTTAACCAACCAGCTGGAGGCGTCAATACTATCGAG CTGGGAGCTTGGAGCCAGATTCTGAAGTCCGA GTGCTCCGAGCTCGAGGCAACAGCACAACAGCTCCTGTGTAAG GCAGATAGCTTGACGAATGATCTCCATAAGTGGCAGTTGGTGCTCAAGGGCCTGGAAGATGAGTTGCAGTTCTACGAGGTTCTTGGCACCTTGCAGCATCAACCCGGTGGTGGCAGATCCTACGTTGGACAGCGACACTAA
- the LOC100843690 gene encoding protein MICRORCHIDIA 6 isoform X3 produces the protein MVQAVCGSIPSFFIQMLLRIDGHLVVRHDGITIAELLDNAVDEVNNGASFVKIDKMKYSPHGEYSLVIQDDGGGMSPEDLRRCMSFGFSHKSTDSSIGQYGNGFKSSTMRLGADVIVFSCRQGNRLTQSIGLLSYTFLTRTGCSDILVPAVDYEFDASSCTLKRIIDHGEKHFSSNLSTLLRWSPFSTENDLLNQFRDIGTHGTKIVVFNLWFNSAGETELDFTTDDKDIIISGAPKIRQEYKEVEMLNHMHIANRFRYSLRVYASILYLHLPEQFKVILCGRVIEPHHIASDLMYRECIKYRPQVGVSTEIDVITTIGFLKGAPKLDVYGFNVYHKNRLILPFWPAGSERSNGRGIAGVLEANFIRPTHDKQDFEKTGLFQRLETRLKDMTREYRKHNGHLIYYTRRATTKTCAGSSSAKASVMLDPCSNGGNSRDPLHVGSSRDQMGYGACSSTPINIPDQTEPCERRNSCSVIDGRAKKRQNTNGYVNQPAGGVNTIELGAWSQILKSECSELEATAQQLLCKADSLTNDLHKWQLVLKGLEDELQFYEVLGTLQHQPGGGRSYVGQRH, from the exons ATGGTGCAAGCCGTTTGCGGATCCATCCCAAGTTTCTTCATTCAAATGCTACTTCGCATAGATGGGCATTTGGTGGTGCGTCATGATGGCATCA CTATTGCTGAACTGCTTGACAATGCTGTTGATGAg GTGAACAATGGGGCATCCTTTGTGAAAATAGATAAGATGAAATATTCTCCTCATGGCGAGTATTCGTTAGTGATACAAG ATGATGGAGGCGGTATGAGTCCTGAGGATCTTCGACGTTGTATGAGCTTTGGGTTCTCCCACAAAAGCACAGATTCATCAATTGGACAAT ATGGTAATGGGTTCAAAAGCAGCACAATGAGGCTTGGGGCAGATGTTATCGTATTCAGCTGCAGACAAGGCAATAG ATTGACACAAAGCATTGGGCTGCTCTCCTACACATTCCTTACAAGAACCGGCTGCAGCGACATATTGGTGCCAGCA GTTGACTATGAATTTGATGCATCAAGTTGTACTTTGAAGAGGATAATTGACCATGGTGAAAAACACTTCTCTTCCAATTTATCCACTCTTTTGAGGTGGTCTCCATTTTCTACAGAAAACGATTTATTGAATCAA TTCAGGGACATTGGAACCCATGGTACAAAAATTGTTGTATTCAACTTGTGGTTCAACAGTGCGGGGGAAACAGAGCTCGACTTTACAACTGACGACAAG GATATTATAATATCGGGAGCACCCAAGATACGACAAGAATACAAGGAAGTAGAAATGTTGAATCATATGCATATTGCAAATCGCTTCCGATATTCACTTCGT GTTTATGCATCTATACTATACCTTCATCTACCAGAACAGTTCAAAGTCATCTTGTGTGGACGAGTTATTGAACCCCATCATATTGCAAGTGATCTCATGTACCGTGAATGTATCAAATATCGACCACAAGTTGGAGTAAGCACAGAG ATTGATGTCATAACTACAATTGGCTTCTTAAAAGGTGCTCCAAAACTGGATGTCTACGGATTCAATGTCTACCATAAGAACCGTCTCATACTG CCATTTTGGCCTGCAGGCTCTGAGAGAAGTAATGGCAGAGGCATTGCTG GTGTTTTAGAGGCAAATTTTATAAGACCTACGCATGATAAGCAAGATTTTGAGAAGACAGGACTTTTCCAGAGGCTCGAGACGCGACTAAAAGACATGACAAGGGAGTATCG GAAGCATAATGGTCATTTGATTTACTACACCCGAAGAGCTACCACAAAGACTTGTGCTGGCAGTTCAAGTGCCAAAGCATCTGTGATGTTAGATCCTTGTTCCAATGGAGGCAACTCACGAGATCCTTTGCATGTTGGTTCCTCGAGGGATCAAATGGGCTATGGTGCATGCTCTTCAACGCCGATAAATATACCTGACCAGACTG AACCATGCGAAAGAAGGAACTCTTGTTCAGTGATTGATGGGAGGGCTAAAAAGAGGCAGAACACTAATGGTTATGTTAACCAACCAGCTGGAGGCGTCAATACTATCGAG CTGGGAGCTTGGAGCCAGATTCTGAAGTCCGA GTGCTCCGAGCTCGAGGCAACAGCACAACAGCTCCTGTGTAAG GCAGATAGCTTGACGAATGATCTCCATAAGTGGCAGTTGGTGCTCAAGGGCCTGGAAGATGAGTTGCAGTTCTACGAGGTTCTTGGCACCTTGCAGCATCAACCCGGTGGTGGCAGATCCTACGTTGGACAGCGACACTAA
- the LOC100843690 gene encoding protein MICRORCHIDIA 6 isoform X1, with protein sequence MTVEDFIDLVSDEDSIEGNDHNGGQCDDAAETTASSSISAPGVIATASLSMAERGEGARTTSLSVTKKSATSSSPNIEHQSDEPVALLRPPPIPSALPFPKEFWKAGDYKVSAQAANNNGASRLRIHPKFLHSNATSHRWAFGAIAELLDNAVDEVNNGASFVKIDKMKYSPHGEYSLVIQDDGGGMSPEDLRRCMSFGFSHKSTDSSIGQYGNGFKSSTMRLGADVIVFSCRQGNRLTQSIGLLSYTFLTRTGCSDILVPAVDYEFDASSCTLKRIIDHGEKHFSSNLSTLLRWSPFSTENDLLNQFRDIGTHGTKIVVFNLWFNSAGETELDFTTDDKDIIISGAPKIRQEYKEVEMLNHMHIANRFRYSLRVYASILYLHLPEQFKVILCGRVIEPHHIASDLMYRECIKYRPQVGVSTEIDVITTIGFLKGAPKLDVYGFNVYHKNRLILPFWPAGSERSNGRGIAGVLEANFIRPTHDKQDFEKTGLFQRLETRLKDMTREYRKHNGHLIYYTRRATTKTCAGSSSAKASVMLDPCSNGGNSRDPLHVGSSRDQMGYGACSSTPINIPDQTEPCERRNSCSVIDGRAKKRQNTNGYVNQPAGGVNTIELGAWSQILKSECSELEATAQQLLCKADSLTNDLHKWQLVLKGLEDELQFYEVLGTLQHQPGGGRSYVGQRH encoded by the exons ATGACAGTAGAGGATTTTATTGACTTGGTCAGTGACGAAGATAGCATTGAAGGAAATGATCATAATGGCGGTCAGTGTGATGATGCAGCTGAAACTACAGCATCCTCATCAATTTCAGCACCAGGTGTTATTGCTACAGCATCCTTGTCAATGGCTGAACGAGGAGAAGGTGCTAGAACAACATCATTGTCAGTGACAAAAAAGAGTGCTACTTCATCCTCACCAAATATAGAACACCAGAGTGATGAGCCAGTTGCATTGCTGCGCCCCCCTCCCATTCCATCAGCTTTGCCATTTCCCAAGGAGTTCTGGAAAGCTGGAGATTACAAGGTTTCTGCTCAAGCGGCTAATAACA ATGGTGCAAGCCGTTTGCGGATCCATCCCAAGTTTCTTCATTCAAATGCTACTTCGCATAGATGGGCATTTGGTG CTATTGCTGAACTGCTTGACAATGCTGTTGATGAg GTGAACAATGGGGCATCCTTTGTGAAAATAGATAAGATGAAATATTCTCCTCATGGCGAGTATTCGTTAGTGATACAAG ATGATGGAGGCGGTATGAGTCCTGAGGATCTTCGACGTTGTATGAGCTTTGGGTTCTCCCACAAAAGCACAGATTCATCAATTGGACAAT ATGGTAATGGGTTCAAAAGCAGCACAATGAGGCTTGGGGCAGATGTTATCGTATTCAGCTGCAGACAAGGCAATAG ATTGACACAAAGCATTGGGCTGCTCTCCTACACATTCCTTACAAGAACCGGCTGCAGCGACATATTGGTGCCAGCA GTTGACTATGAATTTGATGCATCAAGTTGTACTTTGAAGAGGATAATTGACCATGGTGAAAAACACTTCTCTTCCAATTTATCCACTCTTTTGAGGTGGTCTCCATTTTCTACAGAAAACGATTTATTGAATCAA TTCAGGGACATTGGAACCCATGGTACAAAAATTGTTGTATTCAACTTGTGGTTCAACAGTGCGGGGGAAACAGAGCTCGACTTTACAACTGACGACAAG GATATTATAATATCGGGAGCACCCAAGATACGACAAGAATACAAGGAAGTAGAAATGTTGAATCATATGCATATTGCAAATCGCTTCCGATATTCACTTCGT GTTTATGCATCTATACTATACCTTCATCTACCAGAACAGTTCAAAGTCATCTTGTGTGGACGAGTTATTGAACCCCATCATATTGCAAGTGATCTCATGTACCGTGAATGTATCAAATATCGACCACAAGTTGGAGTAAGCACAGAG ATTGATGTCATAACTACAATTGGCTTCTTAAAAGGTGCTCCAAAACTGGATGTCTACGGATTCAATGTCTACCATAAGAACCGTCTCATACTG CCATTTTGGCCTGCAGGCTCTGAGAGAAGTAATGGCAGAGGCATTGCTG GTGTTTTAGAGGCAAATTTTATAAGACCTACGCATGATAAGCAAGATTTTGAGAAGACAGGACTTTTCCAGAGGCTCGAGACGCGACTAAAAGACATGACAAGGGAGTATCG GAAGCATAATGGTCATTTGATTTACTACACCCGAAGAGCTACCACAAAGACTTGTGCTGGCAGTTCAAGTGCCAAAGCATCTGTGATGTTAGATCCTTGTTCCAATGGAGGCAACTCACGAGATCCTTTGCATGTTGGTTCCTCGAGGGATCAAATGGGCTATGGTGCATGCTCTTCAACGCCGATAAATATACCTGACCAGACTG AACCATGCGAAAGAAGGAACTCTTGTTCAGTGATTGATGGGAGGGCTAAAAAGAGGCAGAACACTAATGGTTATGTTAACCAACCAGCTGGAGGCGTCAATACTATCGAG CTGGGAGCTTGGAGCCAGATTCTGAAGTCCGA GTGCTCCGAGCTCGAGGCAACAGCACAACAGCTCCTGTGTAAG GCAGATAGCTTGACGAATGATCTCCATAAGTGGCAGTTGGTGCTCAAGGGCCTGGAAGATGAGTTGCAGTTCTACGAGGTTCTTGGCACCTTGCAGCATCAACCCGGTGGTGGCAGATCCTACGTTGGACAGCGACACTAA